From Ramlibacter tataouinensis, the proteins below share one genomic window:
- the uraD gene encoding 2-oxo-4-hydroxy-4-carboxy-5-ureidoimidazoline decarboxylase, translating to MAATLEALNTASPQEAEGLLEGIYEHSPWIAQGALRQRPFRSLAHLKHAMARVVAEAAREAQLALLRAHPELAGKAMVDKALTAESTGEQRSAGLTDCSPEEFAQLQRLNAGYNAKFGFPFILAVRGPRGTGLTRRQIIDTFERRLDNPVDVELAEGLRNVHRIAELRLNDRFGAEPALGNQVWDWQEALAAFSDPGFREKGQLTVTYLTEAHRAAAARIAQDMRDCGFDEVGIDAVGNVVGRYRARTEDARLLLTGSHYDTVRNGGRYDGRLGIFTPMACVRELARTQRRLPFGIEVVAFSEEEGQRYKATFLGSGALNGQFDPAWLEQKDAGGVTMREAMHEAGLPATLEAIAALRRDPARYLGFVEVHIEQGPVLNEIDLPLGIVTSINGGVRYQCEVTGMASHAGTTPMDRRRDAAVAVAELALFIEQRAARDGDSVGTIGMLEVPGGSINVIPGRCRFSLDLRAPNDAQRDALVAEVLAELDAICARRGVHATVEPTMRAAAAPSDRAWQQRWERAVQALGVPLHRMPSGAGHDAMKLHEVMPQAMLFVRGQNGGISHNPLESTTADDMQLAVQAFLGLLTGLAEESP from the coding sequence ATGGCCGCCACGCTGGAAGCGCTCAACACCGCATCGCCCCAGGAGGCCGAAGGCCTGCTCGAGGGTATCTACGAGCATTCGCCCTGGATCGCCCAGGGCGCGCTGCGCCAGCGCCCCTTCCGATCGCTGGCCCATCTCAAGCACGCGATGGCGCGCGTGGTGGCCGAGGCCGCGCGCGAGGCCCAACTGGCACTGCTGCGGGCGCACCCCGAACTCGCGGGCAAGGCGATGGTGGACAAGGCCCTGACCGCCGAATCCACCGGCGAGCAGCGCAGCGCAGGGCTGACCGATTGCAGCCCCGAGGAGTTCGCGCAACTGCAGCGGCTCAACGCCGGCTACAACGCGAAGTTCGGCTTTCCCTTCATCCTGGCGGTGCGCGGGCCGCGCGGCACCGGGCTGACGCGCCGGCAGATCATCGACACCTTCGAGCGGCGGCTGGACAACCCGGTCGACGTGGAACTGGCCGAAGGCTTGCGCAACGTGCACCGCATCGCCGAGCTGCGTCTGAACGACCGGTTCGGCGCCGAGCCCGCGCTCGGCAACCAGGTGTGGGACTGGCAGGAAGCCCTGGCCGCGTTCAGCGATCCCGGCTTCAGGGAAAAGGGCCAGCTCACCGTCACCTACCTCACCGAGGCGCACCGCGCCGCCGCCGCGCGCATCGCGCAGGACATGCGGGACTGCGGGTTCGACGAGGTCGGCATCGACGCCGTGGGCAACGTGGTCGGCCGCTACCGTGCGCGCACCGAGGACGCTCGGCTGCTGCTCACCGGCTCGCACTACGACACCGTGCGCAACGGCGGACGCTACGACGGACGGCTGGGCATCTTCACGCCCATGGCCTGCGTGCGCGAGCTGGCGCGGACCCAGCGGCGCCTGCCCTTCGGCATCGAGGTGGTCGCCTTCTCCGAGGAGGAGGGGCAGCGCTACAAGGCCACCTTCCTGGGTTCGGGCGCGCTGAACGGGCAGTTCGATCCGGCCTGGCTGGAGCAGAAGGATGCCGGCGGCGTGACCATGCGCGAGGCCATGCACGAAGCCGGCCTGCCTGCCACGCTGGAGGCGATCGCGGCCCTGCGGCGCGACCCGGCGCGCTACCTCGGCTTCGTGGAGGTCCACATCGAGCAGGGGCCGGTCCTCAACGAGATCGACCTGCCGCTCGGGATCGTCACCTCAATCAACGGCGGCGTGCGCTATCAGTGCGAAGTCACCGGCATGGCCAGCCACGCCGGCACCACGCCCATGGACCGGCGGCGCGATGCGGCGGTGGCGGTGGCGGAGCTGGCGCTGTTCATCGAGCAACGCGCGGCGCGCGACGGCGACTCGGTCGGCACCATCGGCATGCTGGAGGTGCCGGGCGGCTCGATCAACGTGATCCCCGGCCGCTGCCGCTTCAGCCTGGACCTGCGCGCGCCCAACGATGCGCAGCGCGACGCCCTGGTGGCCGAGGTGCTGGCCGAGCTGGACGCGATCTGCGCCCGCCGGGGCGTGCATGCCACCGTGGAGCCCACCATGCGAGCCGCGGCCGCGCCCAGCGATCGCGCCTGGCAGCAGCGCTGGGAGCGGGCGGTGCAGGCGCTGGGCGTGCCGCTGCACCGAATGCCCAGCGGCGCTGGCCACGACGCGATGAAGCTGCACGAGGTGATGCCGCAGGCCATGCTGTTCGTGCGCGGCCAGAACGGGGGCATCAGCCACAACCCGCTGGAGAGCACGACGGCCGACGACATGCAGCTGGCAGTGCAGGCCTTCCTGGGCCTGCTCACCGGCCTGGCGGAGGAATCCCCATGA
- a CDS encoding ABC transporter ATP-binding protein has protein sequence MSGRDADAPFVEFQDVWLAYNEELQAQGRYAVETIDLRLRRGEFAAIVGPSGCGKSTFMKLATGLRRATRGRVLVDGQVLDGPLKISGMAFQAPSLLPWRTTLDNVLLPLEIVEPYRSEFRRRRAEYEARAIELLAAVGLRGQERNYPWQLSGGMQQRASICRALIHEPKLLLLDEPFGALDAFTREELWCILRDLWQQRRFNVILVTHDLRESVFLADTVYVMSASPGRIVLRSEIELPRPRDLETTYTAGFVDAVHSLRSHIGAARPRPAQEAAT, from the coding sequence ATGAGCGGCCGCGACGCGGACGCCCCTTTCGTCGAATTCCAGGACGTCTGGCTCGCCTACAACGAGGAACTGCAGGCGCAGGGCAGGTACGCGGTCGAGACAATCGACCTGCGCCTTCGCCGCGGCGAATTCGCCGCCATCGTCGGGCCCTCCGGCTGCGGCAAGTCCACCTTCATGAAGCTCGCCACCGGCCTCCGCCGCGCCACGCGCGGACGCGTGCTGGTGGACGGCCAGGTGCTGGACGGCCCACTGAAGATCTCCGGCATGGCGTTCCAGGCGCCCTCCCTGCTGCCCTGGCGCACCACCCTGGACAACGTGCTGCTGCCACTGGAGATCGTGGAGCCCTACCGCAGCGAGTTCCGGCGCCGCCGCGCCGAGTACGAGGCGCGCGCCATCGAGCTGCTGGCGGCCGTCGGCCTGCGCGGCCAGGAGCGCAACTACCCCTGGCAGCTGTCCGGCGGCATGCAGCAGCGCGCCAGCATCTGCCGCGCCCTGATCCACGAGCCGAAGCTGCTTCTCCTGGACGAGCCCTTCGGCGCGCTGGACGCGTTCACCCGCGAGGAACTGTGGTGCATCCTGCGCGACCTGTGGCAGCAGCGCCGCTTCAACGTGATCCTGGTCACTCACGACCTGCGCGAATCGGTGTTCCTGGCCGACACCGTGTACGTCATGAGCGCCAGCCCCGGCCGCATCGTGCTGCGCAGCGAGATCGAGCTGCCCCGGCCGCGCGACCTGGAAACCACCTACACCGCCGGCTTCGTCGATGCCGTGCACAGCCTGCGCTCGCACATCGGCGCGGCGCGGCCGCGTCCGGCGCAGGAGGCGGCAACATGA
- a CDS encoding DUF885 domain-containing protein gives MHDTRLTRRALNAGLATSLVLGPALGRAATAVADSEAARRLALLADRYYEETQALFPLDATENTGNPKYEAALEIEIAPAHLARQRRLYERTTRQLAAIPREPLDADSRLTHELLAYELADRRRGLDYPWHLLPLNHMDSVPVKLSQWAAGDAAQPMTTVAHYEHFLARLKKLPAWVDQAIANMKQGIAQQVTLPRPLVERTLPQLDALLPADPAQSPYLAGTRKFPAAIGEADRRRIAARYQAVVQGSVTPAVARLRKFMAETYLPAARTTAGLGDVPGGRDWYRMLVASRTTTRMTPHEIHELGLKEVARIRGEMDQLKSKFSFNGSVDEFIASINSRPELYPFKSEEEVLAAYRAIDARVRPGLPRLFERAPKAALEIKPVEPIRRATASDHYVPPAADGSRPGVFYVVVDDPAKYRSATMTALFLHEGQPGHHYQIALQREMARTRYRQNTYYDAYGEGWALYAESLGGELGVYDDPVAYLGRLFAELHRALRLVVDTGLHDKGWSREQTIAFLREKEGSTARAAQRATERYMAWPGQALAYKVGELKILALRERARQALGPRFDIRRFHTQVLGEGSMPLSMLEAKVERWIAAVQR, from the coding sequence ATGCACGACACCCGACTTACCCGCCGCGCGCTGAACGCCGGACTGGCCACCAGCCTGGTCCTCGGCCCCGCGCTCGGCCGCGCCGCCACGGCGGTGGCCGACTCCGAGGCCGCCCGCCGCCTGGCCTTGCTGGCCGATCGCTACTACGAGGAGACGCAGGCCCTGTTTCCGCTGGATGCGACCGAGAACACCGGCAACCCGAAGTACGAGGCCGCGCTCGAGATCGAGATCGCGCCCGCGCACCTCGCGCGCCAGCGCCGCCTCTACGAACGCACCACCCGCCAGCTGGCCGCCATCCCGCGCGAGCCGCTCGATGCCGACAGCCGGCTGACCCATGAGCTGCTGGCTTATGAGCTGGCCGACCGGCGGCGCGGCCTGGACTACCCGTGGCACCTGCTGCCGCTGAACCACATGGACAGCGTGCCGGTGAAGTTGTCGCAGTGGGCGGCCGGCGATGCGGCGCAGCCGATGACGACGGTGGCGCACTACGAGCACTTCCTGGCCCGCCTCAAGAAGCTGCCGGCCTGGGTCGACCAGGCCATCGCCAACATGAAGCAGGGCATCGCGCAGCAGGTCACGCTGCCGCGCCCGCTGGTCGAGCGCACCCTGCCGCAACTCGACGCGCTGCTGCCGGCCGATCCGGCGCAAAGCCCCTACCTCGCCGGCACGCGCAAATTTCCCGCGGCGATCGGCGAAGCGGACCGGCGCCGCATCGCGGCCAGGTACCAGGCGGTCGTCCAGGGCTCGGTGACGCCGGCCGTGGCGCGGCTGCGCAAGTTCATGGCCGAGACCTACCTGCCGGCGGCGCGCACCACGGCGGGCCTGGGCGATGTGCCGGGCGGGCGCGACTGGTACCGGATGCTGGTGGCCTCCCGCACGACCACGCGCATGACGCCTCACGAGATCCACGAGCTGGGCCTGAAGGAGGTGGCGCGCATCCGCGGCGAGATGGATCAGCTCAAGTCGAAGTTCAGCTTCAACGGCAGTGTCGATGAGTTCATTGCATCGATCAACAGCCGCCCCGAGCTGTATCCCTTCAAGAGCGAAGAAGAGGTCCTGGCCGCCTATCGTGCGATCGACGCGCGCGTGCGCCCCGGGCTGCCGCGCCTGTTCGAGCGTGCGCCGAAAGCGGCGCTGGAGATCAAGCCGGTGGAGCCCATCCGCCGCGCCACCGCCTCCGACCACTATGTGCCGCCGGCGGCGGACGGCTCGCGGCCCGGCGTGTTCTACGTCGTGGTGGATGACCCGGCCAAATACCGCAGCGCCACCATGACGGCGCTGTTCCTGCACGAGGGCCAGCCCGGCCACCACTACCAGATCGCCCTGCAGCGGGAAATGGCCCGCACCCGCTACCGGCAGAACACCTACTACGACGCCTACGGCGAGGGCTGGGCGCTGTACGCCGAAAGCCTGGGCGGCGAACTGGGCGTGTACGACGACCCTGTGGCCTACCTGGGGCGCCTGTTCGCGGAATTGCACCGCGCCTTGCGGTTGGTGGTGGACACCGGACTGCACGACAAGGGCTGGTCGCGCGAGCAGACCATCGCCTTTCTGCGCGAGAAGGAAGGATCGACAGCGCGGGCCGCGCAGCGCGCCACCGAGCGCTACATGGCCTGGCCGGGCCAGGCGCTGGCCTACAAGGTCGGCGAACTCAAGATCCTCGCGCTGCGCGAGCGCGCCCGCCAGGCCCTCGGGCCGCGCTTCGACATCCGCCGGTTCCACACCCAGGTGCTGGGCGAGGGCAGCATGCCGCTGTCGATGCTGGAGGCCAAGGTCGAGCGCTGGATCGCAGCGGTGCAGCGCTGA
- a CDS encoding sulfite exporter TauE/SafE family protein, protein MDYALVLILGLVAGTVGGIVGFGTSIMLMPALVLVFGPRQAVPIMAIASIMANASRAAAWWREVDWRATAAYSAAAMPAAALGARTLLALPTDIVEALLGAFFIAMIPLRRWMLRQNWRLSRAQLALVGAVIGFITGIVVSTGPLNTPFFLMHGLVKGAYLATEAMSSIAVYVAKAAAFRTLGALPLETIAEGLIVGSSLVAGAFIAKRFVLRIDAERFRLLMDGLMLGAGLLMLGTAIAR, encoded by the coding sequence TTGGACTACGCCCTCGTCCTGATCCTGGGCCTGGTGGCGGGCACCGTGGGCGGCATCGTGGGTTTCGGCACCTCGATCATGCTGATGCCCGCGCTGGTGCTGGTGTTCGGCCCGCGGCAGGCCGTGCCCATCATGGCCATCGCCTCGATCATGGCCAACGCCTCGCGGGCCGCCGCCTGGTGGCGCGAGGTCGATTGGCGCGCCACCGCCGCCTATTCCGCCGCCGCCATGCCGGCCGCCGCCCTCGGCGCGCGGACCCTGCTCGCACTCCCCACCGACATCGTCGAAGCGTTGCTGGGCGCCTTCTTCATCGCCATGATCCCGCTGCGCCGCTGGATGTTGCGCCAGAACTGGCGCCTCTCGCGCGCCCAGCTCGCGCTGGTCGGCGCGGTGATCGGCTTCATCACCGGCATCGTCGTGAGCACCGGCCCACTCAACACGCCCTTCTTCCTGATGCATGGCCTGGTCAAGGGCGCCTACCTGGCCACCGAAGCCATGAGCTCGATCGCGGTGTACGTGGCCAAGGCCGCGGCCTTCCGCACCCTGGGCGCCCTGCCCCTGGAAACCATCGCCGAAGGCCTGATCGTCGGCAGCTCGTTGGTAGCCGGCGCCTTCATCGCCAAGCGCTTCGTGCTGCGGATCGACGCCGAGCGCTTCCGGCTGCTGATGGACGGCCTGATGCTGGGCGCCGGGCTGCTGATGCTGGGCACGGCGATTGCGCGCTGA
- a CDS encoding ABC transporter permease has translation MNSRLERWSPWLLVLAIVLLWQLACSALSVSEFIFPSPWRIAEQLWEFKGPIAMHAWRTFWVTMAGFALAIVVGVLLGLVVGSSRLAYAAIYPAMTAFNALPKAAFVPLLVVWFGIGAGPAILTAFLISFFPIMVNMATGLATLEPELEDVLRVLGATRTDVLRKIGLPRSLPYFYASLKVAITLAFVGTTVSEMTAANEGIGYLLVSAGSAMQMGLAFAGLVVIGAMAMIMYALFDQLERRTTSWAHRAS, from the coding sequence ATGAACTCGCGCCTCGAACGTTGGTCGCCCTGGCTGCTGGTGCTGGCCATCGTGCTGCTGTGGCAGCTGGCCTGCTCGGCACTGTCGGTGTCGGAGTTCATCTTCCCCAGCCCCTGGCGCATCGCCGAGCAGCTGTGGGAATTCAAGGGCCCGATCGCCATGCACGCCTGGCGCACCTTCTGGGTCACCATGGCCGGGTTCGCCCTGGCCATCGTCGTGGGCGTGCTGCTCGGGCTGGTGGTGGGCAGTTCGCGGCTCGCCTATGCGGCCATCTACCCGGCCATGACCGCCTTCAATGCGCTGCCCAAGGCCGCGTTCGTGCCCCTGCTGGTCGTGTGGTTCGGCATCGGCGCCGGGCCGGCGATCCTCACCGCCTTCCTCATCTCCTTCTTCCCCATCATGGTCAACATGGCCACCGGCCTGGCCACGCTGGAGCCGGAACTGGAAGACGTGCTGCGGGTGCTGGGCGCGACCCGGACCGATGTGCTGCGCAAGATCGGACTGCCGCGTTCGCTGCCCTACTTCTACGCTTCGCTGAAGGTGGCGATCACGCTGGCCTTCGTGGGCACGACGGTGTCGGAGATGACCGCGGCCAACGAAGGCATCGGCTACCTGCTGGTGTCGGCTGGCTCGGCCATGCAGATGGGACTGGCGTTCGCCGGGCTGGTGGTGATCGGTGCGATGGCGATGATCATGTATGCGCTGTTCGACCAGCTCGAGCGTCGCACCACCTCGTGGGCCCATCGCGCTTCGTGA
- a CDS encoding urate hydroxylase PuuD, with the protein MENYLLDWANLLLRWAHVITAIAWVGSSFYFVFLDSSLTPPVDEDLRKQGASGELWAVHGGGFYHPVKFAVSPPALPERLHWFFWESYSTWLTGFALFAISYLWSANTYLIDRQLMDWSAPAASAAAVAFLLAFWLLYDGACRVFGERERGDAIVGALVLALVCLASWLACHLFAGRAAFLLVGAMLATAMSANVLFWIIPGQKKVVAAIRAGQPVDPIHGIRGKQRSVHNTYFTLPVLFAMLSNHYSFTWGHRYNWLVLVLMMLAGAAIRQFFVLRHGYKLGRNRHPLPYALAGVVLLAGVAAWLSPQGAPQAGLAQQQPADYARVRAVLEQRCYACHGAQVQMKNVRLDSAQALKQHAQQVYQQAVVARTMPINNATAITEDERVLIGRWFESGAKVE; encoded by the coding sequence ATGGAAAACTACCTGCTGGATTGGGCCAACCTGCTCCTGCGCTGGGCGCATGTGATCACGGCGATCGCCTGGGTCGGCTCCTCGTTCTACTTCGTGTTCCTCGACTCCAGCCTGACGCCCCCGGTCGATGAAGACTTGAGGAAGCAGGGCGCGAGCGGCGAGTTGTGGGCGGTGCATGGCGGCGGCTTCTATCACCCGGTCAAGTTCGCCGTCTCGCCGCCGGCCTTGCCCGAGCGGCTGCACTGGTTCTTCTGGGAAAGCTACTCGACCTGGCTCACCGGCTTCGCCCTGTTCGCGATCTCCTACCTCTGGAGCGCCAACACCTACCTGATCGACCGGCAGCTGATGGACTGGTCGGCGCCGGCCGCCAGCGCCGCGGCGGTCGCCTTCTTGTTGGCGTTCTGGCTGCTGTACGACGGCGCCTGCCGCGTGTTCGGCGAGCGCGAGAGGGGCGATGCGATCGTGGGCGCGCTGGTGCTGGCACTGGTGTGCCTGGCGTCCTGGCTCGCCTGCCACCTGTTCGCCGGGCGCGCGGCCTTCCTGCTGGTCGGCGCGATGCTGGCCACGGCCATGAGCGCCAATGTGCTGTTCTGGATCATCCCCGGGCAGAAGAAGGTCGTGGCTGCGATCCGGGCCGGGCAGCCGGTCGATCCCATCCACGGCATTCGCGGCAAGCAGCGCAGCGTGCACAACACCTACTTCACGCTGCCGGTGCTGTTCGCGATGCTGAGCAACCACTACAGCTTCACCTGGGGGCACCGCTACAACTGGCTGGTGCTGGTGCTGATGATGCTGGCGGGCGCGGCGATCCGGCAGTTCTTCGTGCTGCGGCACGGCTACAAGCTGGGACGCAACCGCCATCCGCTGCCGTATGCGCTGGCCGGAGTCGTGCTGCTTGCGGGCGTTGCCGCCTGGCTGTCACCGCAGGGCGCGCCACAGGCCGGCCTCGCGCAGCAGCAGCCCGCCGACTACGCGCGCGTGCGCGCCGTGCTCGAGCAGCGCTGCTATGCCTGCCACGGCGCGCAAGTGCAGATGAAGAACGTGCGCCTCGATTCGGCACAGGCGCTCAAGCAGCACGCGCAGCAGGTCTACCAGCAGGCCGTGGTCGCCCGGACCATGCCGATCAACAACGCCACCGCCATCACCGAGGACGAGCGGGTGCTGATCGGGCGCTGGTTCGAAAGCGGCGCGAAAGTCGAGTAG
- the xdhC gene encoding xanthine dehydrogenase accessory protein XdhC, which yields METLTRQLLSQGGVLVTVTRTQGSAPREPGAWMWVFSNDVVGTVGGGHLEFEAIAHARALLAGTPGETQRRYTLGPSLGQCCGGAMELSFERVDPAEAPSVALRLAPRLAPLALFGGGHVGRAIVQALAPLPYRVTWIDSRDEIFPPQVPANIECEHSDPVHAAVRLLPAQSRVLVMSFSHAEDLDVVAACLARLRERDDLPYVGLIGSQTKWATFRHRLEQRGFAPQELARIICPIGIAGIGGKQPAVIAASAVAQILQLAPP from the coding sequence ATGGAAACCCTCACCAGGCAACTGCTTTCACAGGGAGGCGTGCTCGTCACCGTCACGCGCACACAGGGTTCGGCCCCACGCGAGCCGGGCGCCTGGATGTGGGTCTTTTCCAACGATGTGGTGGGAACGGTCGGCGGGGGTCACCTGGAATTCGAAGCCATCGCCCATGCCCGCGCCCTGCTGGCCGGCACGCCCGGCGAAACGCAGCGCCGCTACACCCTGGGGCCCAGCCTGGGCCAGTGCTGCGGCGGTGCCATGGAATTGAGCTTCGAGCGCGTGGACCCCGCGGAAGCGCCGTCGGTGGCCTTGCGCCTGGCGCCCCGGCTGGCGCCGCTGGCCCTGTTCGGAGGCGGGCACGTGGGACGGGCGATCGTGCAGGCCCTGGCGCCGCTGCCCTACCGGGTGACCTGGATTGACAGCCGCGACGAGATCTTCCCGCCGCAGGTGCCGGCCAACATCGAGTGCGAGCATTCCGACCCGGTGCACGCGGCGGTGCGGCTGCTGCCGGCGCAATCGCGCGTGCTGGTCATGAGCTTCAGCCATGCCGAGGACCTGGACGTGGTGGCGGCCTGCCTGGCGCGCCTGCGCGAGCGGGACGACCTGCCCTATGTCGGTCTGATCGGCAGCCAGACCAAGTGGGCCACCTTCCGCCACCGCCTGGAGCAGCGCGGCTTCGCGCCGCAGGAGCTGGCGCGCATCATTTGCCCGATCGGCATCGCCGGAATCGGCGGCAAGCAACCGGCCGTGATCGCCGCCAGCGCGGTGGCGCAGATCCTGCAGCTCGCGCCGCCCTGA
- the puuE gene encoding allantoinase PuuE: MTSYDSTAPYPRDLAGYGRNPPQASWPGQARVALQFVLNYEEGGENAVLHGDAGSEQFLSEMFNPPSFPARHLTMESIYEYGSRAGVWRILREFERRKLPLTVFGVGMALQRHPDVAAAFKELGHEIASHGWRWISYQQVDEATEREHMRLAIEAIEQLTGSRPRGWYTGRDSPNTRRLVADHGGFDYDSDYYGDDLPFWMKVKKSDGVVVPHLVVPYTLDANDMRFALPQGYAQAEDFFTYLRDSFDALYAEGASVPKMMSVGMHCRLLGRPGRIVALQRFLDHVQRHEQVWICRRIDIARHWKAVHPFED; this comes from the coding sequence ATGACCAGCTACGACAGCACGGCGCCCTATCCGCGTGACCTGGCCGGCTACGGACGCAATCCCCCGCAGGCCAGCTGGCCGGGCCAGGCGCGGGTCGCGCTGCAGTTCGTCCTGAACTACGAGGAAGGCGGCGAGAACGCGGTGCTGCACGGCGATGCCGGCTCCGAGCAGTTCCTGTCGGAGATGTTCAACCCGCCCAGCTTTCCGGCGCGTCACCTGACGATGGAAAGCATCTACGAGTACGGCTCGCGCGCTGGCGTGTGGCGCATCCTGCGCGAGTTCGAGCGCCGCAAGCTGCCTTTGACCGTGTTCGGCGTCGGCATGGCGCTGCAGCGCCACCCGGACGTGGCGGCCGCCTTCAAGGAGCTGGGGCATGAGATCGCCAGCCACGGCTGGCGCTGGATCTCTTACCAGCAGGTCGACGAGGCCACCGAGCGCGAACACATGCGCCTGGCGATCGAGGCCATCGAGCAGCTGACGGGCAGCCGGCCGCGCGGCTGGTACACCGGCCGCGACAGCCCCAACACCCGGCGCCTCGTGGCCGACCACGGGGGCTTCGACTACGACAGCGACTACTACGGCGACGACCTGCCCTTCTGGATGAAGGTGAAGAAGAGCGACGGCGTCGTGGTGCCGCACCTGGTGGTGCCCTACACGCTGGACGCCAACGACATGCGCTTTGCGCTGCCGCAGGGCTATGCGCAGGCGGAGGATTTCTTCACCTACCTGCGCGACAGCTTCGACGCCCTGTACGCCGAGGGCGCCAGCGTGCCGAAGATGATGAGCGTGGGCATGCACTGCCGCCTGCTCGGCCGCCCCGGCCGCATCGTGGCCCTACAGCGCTTCCTCGACCATGTGCAGCGGCATGAGCAGGTCTGGATCTGCCGCCGCATCGACATCGCGCGGCACTGGAAGGCCGTGCATCCCTTCGAGGACTGA
- the uraH gene encoding hydroxyisourate hydrolase → MGLSTHVLDTMHGCPAAGMAVELYSTDAAGVTLIKRCVLNADGRSPDGPLVDTASLRKGAYRLVFDVGAYFRSRGVALPEPSFLDKVTLDFGVAQPEQHYHVPLLVSPWSYSTYRGS, encoded by the coding sequence ATGGGCCTGAGCACGCATGTCCTCGACACTATGCACGGTTGCCCGGCAGCCGGCATGGCGGTGGAGCTGTACTCGACCGACGCAGCGGGCGTCACGCTGATCAAGCGCTGCGTGCTCAATGCCGACGGGCGCAGCCCCGACGGGCCGCTGGTCGACACCGCGAGCCTCAGGAAGGGCGCCTACCGCCTGGTGTTCGACGTCGGGGCCTACTTCAGGTCACGCGGCGTGGCGCTGCCCGAGCCCAGCTTCCTGGACAAGGTGACCCTGGATTTCGGGGTGGCCCAGCCCGAACAGCACTACCACGTGCCGCTGCTGGTGAGCCCCTGGAGCTATTCGACGTACCGAGGCTCCTGA
- a CDS encoding ABC transporter substrate-binding protein, producing the protein MNKRAALKTAAAALLASVFGIAGAQTPTPIRFQLDWRFEGPAALFLTPAAKGYFKAAGLDVAIDAGNGSGGTVTRVASGSYDMGFADLAALMEFHANNPDAPNKPVAVMMVYNNTPASVMALKKSGISKPADLTGKRMGAPVFDAGRRAFPILQKATGIGAVNWTSMDPPLRETMLARGDVDAITGFTFTSLLNLEARGVKPEDIVVLPYSEHGVRLYGNVIIASPKLLRENPNAVRAFLSAFTRGAREVVADPAAAIGDVKARDGIINPALETRRLKLAIDTVINSPDARTDGFGQVNPGRLSLMASQVSDAFSTKTRVNPDAVWNGTFLPGKQELAAVLPAPKK; encoded by the coding sequence ATGAACAAGAGAGCCGCCCTCAAGACCGCTGCCGCCGCACTGCTCGCTTCCGTATTCGGAATCGCCGGCGCGCAGACCCCCACCCCGATCCGCTTCCAGCTGGACTGGCGTTTCGAAGGCCCGGCGGCGCTGTTCCTGACCCCCGCGGCCAAGGGCTACTTCAAGGCCGCCGGGCTGGATGTGGCGATCGACGCGGGCAACGGCTCCGGCGGCACCGTCACCCGCGTGGCCTCCGGCAGCTATGACATGGGCTTCGCCGACCTCGCGGCGCTGATGGAGTTCCACGCCAACAACCCGGACGCGCCCAACAAGCCGGTGGCGGTGATGATGGTCTACAACAACACGCCGGCCTCGGTGATGGCGCTGAAGAAATCCGGCATCAGCAAGCCCGCCGACCTGACCGGCAAGCGCATGGGCGCGCCGGTGTTCGACGCCGGCCGGCGTGCCTTCCCCATCCTGCAGAAGGCCACCGGCATCGGCGCCGTCAACTGGACGTCCATGGACCCGCCGCTGCGCGAAACCATGCTGGCCCGGGGCGACGTCGATGCGATCACCGGCTTCACCTTCACTTCGCTGCTCAACCTGGAAGCGCGCGGCGTCAAGCCGGAGGACATCGTGGTGCTGCCCTATTCGGAGCACGGCGTGCGGCTCTACGGCAACGTGATCATCGCCTCGCCCAAGCTGCTGCGCGAGAACCCGAACGCGGTGCGCGCCTTCCTGTCGGCCTTCACGCGCGGCGCGCGCGAGGTGGTGGCGGACCCGGCCGCGGCGATCGGCGACGTCAAGGCGCGCGACGGCATCATCAACCCCGCGCTCGAGACGCGGCGCCTGAAGCTGGCCATCGACACCGTGATCAACAGCCCGGACGCGCGCACCGACGGCTTCGGCCAGGTCAATCCCGGCCGCCTGTCGCTGATGGCCTCGCAGGTCTCCGACGCCTTCTCGACCAAGACCCGCGTCAACCCCGACGCCGTGTGGAACGGCACCTTCCTGCCAGGCAAGCAGGAATTGGCCGCCGTGCTGCCCGCGCCGAAGAAATGA